A single genomic interval of Verrucomicrobiia bacterium harbors:
- a CDS encoding DUF5069 domain-containing protein: MSANPAFPDLTLRPPRSPRVRLGGFVILPRMLDKGRALLAGKNGEYNYACPLDQQFLTFVGVDPEALKAQLAAGLGDGAILQWLEKNAQHPRHPVEIAAWSAWQEQRTPGAVELREFFHGVHAKIAPERTDVVTWFDLLDLDDFVSFGGKP, translated from the coding sequence ATGAGCGCCAACCCGGCCTTTCCCGACTTGACGCTGCGCCCACCGCGCAGCCCCCGCGTGCGCCTGGGCGGCTTCGTCATCCTGCCCCGCATGCTCGACAAGGGCCGCGCGCTCCTCGCCGGCAAAAATGGCGAATACAACTACGCCTGCCCCCTCGACCAGCAATTCCTGACCTTCGTCGGCGTGGACCCCGAGGCCCTCAAAGCCCAACTGGCCGCCGGCCTGGGCGACGGCGCCATCCTGCAATGGCTCGAAAAAAACGCCCAACACCCCCGCCACCCGGTGGAAATCGCCGCCTGGTCCGCCTGGCAGGAACAGCGCACCCCGGGAGCCGTCGAGCTGCGCGAGTTTTTTCATGGGGTGCACGCCAAAATTGCGCCCGAACGCACCGATGTCGTGACCTGGTTTGACCTGCTCGACCTCGACGACTTCGTCTCCTTCGGCGGCAAACCTTGA